DNA from Synechococcus sp. CBW1108:
CAGCCGTTCGGCCTGGGCGCCGATGCGCTGGGCGGCGCCGGGGTGGAGAGCTTCGAGCACCGGCAGCACCTCGGCCCGGATTCGATTGCGGCTGTAGCGGAGGTCGTGGTTGGCCGGGTCGTGCCACACCGGCAGCTCCAGTTGGCGGCAGAGGCGGGCGGTGTCGCTGCGGGAAAAGGTCAGCAGCGGCCTGCTCAGTTTGATGCTGCTGGAGCTGTGGGAGTCGCTGGAGCCCTTGGCTAGGGGCCGTTGGCTGCGCAGGCTGGCCAGGCCGCGGCGGTGGCTGCCGCGGGCCAGGTGCAGCAGCAAGGTTTCGGCCCGGTCGCTGGCGGTGTGGCCGGTCACCACGTGACTGGCCCCCAGGGCCCGGGCCCTGGCCTCCAGCTGGCCATAGCGCCATTGGCGGGCCATTGCTTCGCTGGGCGGCCCCCCTTCGTTGGGCGGGCCCCCTTCGCCGCAGCGGTCAACCATCAGGCTGAGGCCCTGCTGCAGGCACCAGGCCGCGAGTTCCTCGGCCTGGCGGGCCGAATCGGCCCGCCAGCCGTGGTCGCCGTGCCAGAGCAGCAGCGACCAGTGGTGCAGCCGGCGCAGGTCGAGCAGCAGGGCCAGTAGGGCCATCGAATCCTGGCCGCCGGACACCGCCAGCAGCAGGGGCGCCCCCGCCGGCAGCAGGCCGGGGTGGCGCAGCAGGTGCCGGTGCAGCCGCAGGTGGTCGGGGCTCCAGCGCTGGCTGGGGTGGGGGCCGGGGTGCAGCGTCGTAGGGGCTCCGGATGGGAGAATCACCCCACCATTTCAAAGCCAAGGGCCCATGCCTGCGATGTCGCGCTTCGAACAGCTGCCCGCTGCTCTGCAGGCCGCCCTGGCGGAGCGGCGCCTGCTGAAGGTGATCGCCGGACTCACCAACTTCGATTCGGCCGCGGTGGAGCGGATCAGTCGCGCCGCTGGCCAGGGGGGGGCCGATCTGGTGGATGTGGCCTGTGATCCGGCCCTGGTGAAGCTGGCGGCCCGGGCCAGTGGGCTGCCGATCTGCGTCAGCGCTGTGGATCCCGAGCTGTTTCCCGCTGCCGTGGCCGCCGGGGCCGCCATGGTCGAGATCGGCAACTACGACGCCTTCTATCCCCAGGGCCGCATCTTCGACGCCGCGGAGGTGCTCGAGCTAACTCGTCGCAGCCGCGCCCTGCTGGCTGGGGTGGTGCTGAGTGTCACCGTGCCCCACGTGCTGCCCCTCGACCAGCAGGAGCAGTTGGCGGTTGAGCTGGTGGCCGCCGGCGCCGACATCATCCAGACCGAGGGGGGCACCAGCGCCAGGCCCTTCAGTGCCGGCAGCCTGGGCCTGATCGAGAAGGCCGCCCCCACCCTCGCCGCGGCCCACGCCATCAGCCGCGCCCTGGCGGCGAGCCCCTCCCAAACCAGCCCTTCCCAGACTCCCGTGCTCTGCGCATCCGGTCTGTCGGCCGTCACCGTGCCCCTGGCGATTGCCGCTGGTGCCAGCGGCGTGGGGGTGGGATCGGCGGTGAACCGGCTCTCCGATCCCCTGGCCATGGTTGCGGCGGTGCGCGGCTTGCGCGATGCCCTGGGGAGGGCCCTGGCCCCATGCCTAACCTGAAGTTCTAAACACCCTTCCCCCCGTTACGGGTTAGCTGTTGTCATGGGTTCTCTGATCTGGCTTCTGCAGTGGCCAATCCGGGCCGTGGTGCTCTTGATCGTGGCCTGGTTGCCCCTCGGCGTGGAGGTGAGCAGCTTTCCGATTGCCCTGCTCTCGGCCGTGGTGATCGGCTTGCTCGGCACCTTGTTGATCGTACCCCTCAAGCTGGTGCTGGGTCCGATCTGGGCGGTCACCAGCCTGGGCGGCTTGATCAGTCCGGTGAGTCTGCTGTTCAACTGGGCCATCACCGTCATCCTGTTTGGCCTGGCGGCCTGGTTGATCCAGGGCTTTCGGCTCAGGAACGGCCTGGTCAGCGCGATCCTCGGCGGGGTGGTGTACGCGGTGCTGTCGGCTGTGATCCTGCGGGCCCTCGGCCTGGACGTGGACTTCACCAGGGCCGCTGGCCTGCAGATGGCCGTACCTGCAGCCTGAGTCACAACTGATGGGCTCGGGCCCGAGAATGGGCTGATGGTTCCGTTCCAGCTCCACGCCCCTTACCTGCCCAAGGGCGACCAGCCCACGGCCATTGCCGGGCTGGTGAGCGGGGTGGAGTCGGGCGAGCGCTACCAGACCCTGCTGGGGGCCACCGGCACCGGCAAGACCTTCACGATCGCCAACGTGATCGCCCAGACCGGCCGGCCGGCCCTGGTGCTGGCCCACAACAAAACCCTGGCGGCCCAGCTGTGCAATGAGCTGCGGGAGTTTTTCCCGCACAACGCCGTTGAATATTTCATCAGCTACTACGACTACTACCAGCCGGAGGCCTACGTGCCCGTCTCCGACACCTACATCGCCAAAACAGCCTCGATCAACGAAGAGATCGACATGCTGCGCCACTCGGCGACGCGCTCGTTGTTTGAGCGCCGCGATGTGATCGTGGTGGCCTCGATCAGCTGCATCTACGGCCTGGGTATTCCCAGTGAATACCTCAAGGCGGCGGTGAAATTTCAGGTGGGGGAGACCCTCAACCTGCGCGGCTCTTTGCGGGAGCTGGTGAACAACCAGTACTCCCGCAACGACCTGGAAATCTCGCGCGGGCGCTTCCGGGTGCGGGGCGATGTGCTGGAAATCGGCCCGGCCTATGAAGACCGGCTGGTGCGGATTGAGCTGTTCGGCGATGAGGTGGAGGCGATTCGCTACGTAGATCCCACCACCGGCGAAATCCTGCAGAGCTTGGAATGCATAAATATCTATCCGGCCAAGCACTTCGTGACCCCCAAGGAGCGGTTGGGGGAGGCGATCCAGGCGATTCGCAGCGAGTTGCGCGAACGCTTGGAACTTCTAAACGGCCAGGGGCGGCTGCTGGAGGCCCAGCGCCTGGAGCAGCGCACCACCTACGACCTGGAGATGCTCGAGCAGGTGGGCTACTGCAATGGGGTGGAGAACTACGCCCGCCACCTGGCCTGCCGCGAAGCGGGTACGCCGCCTGAGTGCCTGATTGACTACTTCCCCAAGGACTGGCTGCTGGTGGTTGATGAGAGCCACGTCACCTGCTCCCAGCTGCAGGCCATGTACAACGGCGACCAGTCGCGCAAACAGGTGCTGATCGAGCACGGCTTCCGCCTGCCTTCAGCTGCCGATAACCGGCCGCTGAAGGGCTCGGAGTTCTGGGAGAAGGCCCAGCAGACGATCTTCGTGAGCGCCACCCCGGGCAACTGGGAGATGGAGCAGAGCCACGGCCAGGTGGTGCAGCAGGTGATCCGGCCCACCGGCGTGCTCGATCCGATCGTGGAGGTGCGACCCACCGAGGGTCAGGTGGACGACCTGCTGGGCGAGATCCGCACCCGGGCCGAGAAGCAGGAGCGGGTGCTGGTGACCACCCTCACCAAGCGGATGGCGGAAGATCTCACCGACTATCTGGCGGAGAACGGGGTGCGGGTGCGCTACCTGCACTCGGAGATCCATTCGCTCGAGCGGATCGAGATCATCCAAGACCTGCGCAATGGCGAATACGACGTGCTGGTGGGGGTGAACCTGCTGCGGGAGGGCCTCGACCTGCCCGAGGTGTCCCTGGTGGCGATCCTCGATGCCGACAAGGAGGGCTTCCTGCGGGCCGAGCGCTCCCTGATCCAGACCATCGGCCGAGCTGCCCGCCATATCGAGGGTGTGGCCCTGCTCTACGCCAACAACCTCACCGATTCGATGGCGAAGGCGATCTCGGAAACGGAGCGCCGCCGGGCAATTCAGCACGCCTACAACCAACGGCACGGCATCACCCCCACCCCCGCCGGCAAGCGGGCCGGCAATTCGATCCTGGCCTCCTTGGAGCTGTCGCGCCGGCTCAGCGACGACCAGCTGGAGCAGGCCACCGAGCAGGCCGAACACAACGAGGTGCCGCTCGATGCCCTGCCGGAGCTGATCCAGCAGCTGGAGGAGAAGATGAAGGGGGCCGCCAAGAATCTGGAGTTCGAGGAGGCGGCCAACCTGCGTGACAAGATCAAAAACCTGCGCCAGAAGCTGGTGGGCAGGGCTTAGCCCCTGCAAGCAGGCTTAGCGCCCGGCGGCTTTGAGAACAACTTTGATTGTTTTGGCCATGATCAGCAGATCCAGCCAGAGGCTGGCGTTGCGGAGATAAAAGAGGTCGTAGCTGAGTTTGAGCTCCGAATCTTCCACGCTGGAGGTGTAGGGCATATTCACCTGGGCCCAGCCGCTCAGGCCGGGCCGCACCCAGTGGCGCAGCCGGTAATTGGGAATCTCCGCCTCAAGCTTCACCTCGAGTTCGGGTCGTTCCGGCCGCGGGCCGATCAGGCTCATTTCACCCCTGAGCACGTTGATCAGCTGGGGCAGTTCGTCGAGGCGGGTTCTGCGCAGCCAGCGACCTATCCGGGTGACGCGATCATCCCCTTCCTTGGCCCAGAGGGCGTCTTCGCCTTCCGCCTCGGGCACCATCGAGCGCAGTTTGAGCACGGCGAAAGTTTGGCCCAGCAGGCCGGTGCGTTGCTGGCGATAGATCACGGCAGCGCCATCCTCCAACCAGATCAGCCCTGCCGCCAGGGCTAACACCGGGCTGGCCAGGAGCAGCAGCACCAGGCTGAGCAGCACATCGGCGAAGCGTTTGAGTTGCTGCTCGAAATTGCTCTGCTCCCCATCGATTCGGCTTGAGAACAGCAGCCATTGATCGCCCACCCAGCGGGGCGGAATCCGCTGCAGATACTGTTCCGCCAGGGCAGTTAGGGAGATCACGGGATGGCCCTGGCCCACTACCTTTTCGCAAAACTGCAGCACATTCGCTTCAGCGACGACGCCACTGCTGAGGGCGATGGCTGAGCTGGGCGGATCGCTGGACCAGAGCGTTGGGCTGAACTCAAGCACCAGGGGCATCGGCAGGGCACTTGGGCTGCGCCGCCACTCCTGCCCCACGGCCTCGGCTTCCTGCGGCAACGCCACGATCTGCCAGGCCGGCTGGGTGTTGAGCAGGCGCCCCTGGCGCAGGCCCAGGCGCACAAGGGCGCTCCAGGGCACCAGCAGGCTGAACAGGGGAATCAGGCTGCCCCGGTGCAGCAGGGTGATTGCTGGAGAGGCCCGCAACAGCCAGCCCAGCAGGGCGCTTGCCACCAGAGAGGCCCCTGCGGTGGTGGCGAGCCGCAGAAGCATGCGGCTCCTGCGCAGCCGCGCCTGTTTCAGCAGCGTGTAGGAGCCGAACAGCCAGCCCAGGCTGAGATAGATCAGCACCAAGGCCAGCAGCAGCAGCTGTTGGTTGGCCAGGGTGCTCTGGCGCAGGGCGTTGATGGCTACGGCAAGCAGCACCAATCCCGCCCCATCGAGGCTGGCGGCAACGGCCAGGGGCAGGCGAGGGCGGGCCCAGCCCATCAGCTGGGGGCCTCCATGTCCTGGGCAGCCATTGCCTGGGCAGCCGTGCCCTGGGCCCGGTGCAGCACGGCACCCCCCAGGTTGAAGGTGGCGTGCACCGCCCGCAGGGCGCGCACCCCATCGGCTTCGGCCACCACGCAGCTGGTGCGGATCTCGCTGGTGGCGATCAACTCGATGTTGATGCCCGCGTCGGCCAGGCTGCGGAACATGCGGGCGGCGGTGCCCGGGGTGCAGGGCATGCCGGCACCGACAGCGCTGATTCGGGCGATGGCTGGGCCCTGCTCGAAGCGCGCCCCGGGCCACTGGCGCAGCAGGGGCGCCATGGCTTGCTCGGCCCTGGCCAGGTCGTCGCGCTTGAGCACAAAGCTCATGTCGCGACTCGGGCCGGGATGGGTGCGCTCCGACTGCACGATCGCATCGAGGCTGATGCCGGCATCGGCCAGGGTGCGGCAGACGGCCGCGGCGGTGCCGGGTCGATCGGGCAGGCGCTGTACCGTCACCTGAGCCTGGCCGCGGTCGAGGGCGACGCCGCGCACGGCCGGATCGCCGAGCTGGCAGGGGCCTGGGTTGGTACGCAGGTGCTGCTCGGGCAATTCGAAGGCCTCGCTGGCTGCCCGCAGGGCCTTCTCCCCCTGCTGCCCGTCGACAAGGCAACTCACCTTCACCTCGCTGGTGGCGATCAGCCGCAGGTTGATGCCGTAGCGGGCCAGGGTGTCGAACAGCTTGGCCGCCACGCCAGGCCGGCCCATGATTCCGGCGCCGGAAATGCTCAGCTTGGCCAGGCCCGCCTCGGC
Protein-coding regions in this window:
- the uvrB gene encoding excinuclease ABC subunit UvrB yields the protein MVPFQLHAPYLPKGDQPTAIAGLVSGVESGERYQTLLGATGTGKTFTIANVIAQTGRPALVLAHNKTLAAQLCNELREFFPHNAVEYFISYYDYYQPEAYVPVSDTYIAKTASINEEIDMLRHSATRSLFERRDVIVVASISCIYGLGIPSEYLKAAVKFQVGETLNLRGSLRELVNNQYSRNDLEISRGRFRVRGDVLEIGPAYEDRLVRIELFGDEVEAIRYVDPTTGEILQSLECINIYPAKHFVTPKERLGEAIQAIRSELRERLELLNGQGRLLEAQRLEQRTTYDLEMLEQVGYCNGVENYARHLACREAGTPPECLIDYFPKDWLLVVDESHVTCSQLQAMYNGDQSRKQVLIEHGFRLPSAADNRPLKGSEFWEKAQQTIFVSATPGNWEMEQSHGQVVQQVIRPTGVLDPIVEVRPTEGQVDDLLGEIRTRAEKQERVLVTTLTKRMAEDLTDYLAENGVRVRYLHSEIHSLERIEIIQDLRNGEYDVLVGVNLLREGLDLPEVSLVAILDADKEGFLRAERSLIQTIGRAARHIEGVALLYANNLTDSMAKAISETERRRAIQHAYNQRHGITPTPAGKRAGNSILASLELSRRLSDDQLEQATEQAEHNEVPLDALPELIQQLEEKMKGAAKNLEFEEAANLRDKIKNLRQKLVGRA
- a CDS encoding sugar transferase — encoded protein: MGWARPRLPLAVAASLDGAGLVLLAVAINALRQSTLANQQLLLLALVLIYLSLGWLFGSYTLLKQARLRRSRMLLRLATTAGASLVASALLGWLLRASPAITLLHRGSLIPLFSLLVPWSALVRLGLRQGRLLNTQPAWQIVALPQEAEAVGQEWRRSPSALPMPLVLEFSPTLWSSDPPSSAIALSSGVVAEANVLQFCEKVVGQGHPVISLTALAEQYLQRIPPRWVGDQWLLFSSRIDGEQSNFEQQLKRFADVLLSLVLLLLASPVLALAAGLIWLEDGAAVIYRQQRTGLLGQTFAVLKLRSMVPEAEGEDALWAKEGDDRVTRIGRWLRRTRLDELPQLINVLRGEMSLIGPRPERPELEVKLEAEIPNYRLRHWVRPGLSGWAQVNMPYTSSVEDSELKLSYDLFYLRNASLWLDLLIMAKTIKVVLKAAGR
- the tilS gene encoding tRNA lysidine(34) synthetase TilS, coding for MILPSGAPTTLHPGPHPSQRWSPDHLRLHRHLLRHPGLLPAGAPLLLAVSGGQDSMALLALLLDLRRLHHWSLLLWHGDHGWRADSARQAEELAAWCLQQGLSLMVDRCGEGGPPNEGGPPSEAMARQWRYGQLEARARALGASHVVTGHTASDRAETLLLHLARGSHRRGLASLRSQRPLAKGSSDSHSSSSIKLSRPLLTFSRSDTARLCRQLELPVWHDPANHDLRYSRNRIRAEVLPVLEALHPGAAQRIGAQAERLVSELECRTEMVDLALQNLTSPRGPGAAAALERLGLVALAPANQGELLHRWLECQIQQVLAARPIELLLSRLQAGQPPGRADLGAGWQLHWDQRTLWLQPESPQ
- a CDS encoding phage holin family protein, giving the protein MGSLIWLLQWPIRAVVLLIVAWLPLGVEVSSFPIALLSAVVIGLLGTLLIVPLKLVLGPIWAVTSLGGLISPVSLLFNWAITVILFGLAAWLIQGFRLRNGLVSAILGGVVYAVLSAVILRALGLDVDFTRAAGLQMAVPAA
- a CDS encoding DUF561 domain-containing protein — protein: MSRFEQLPAALQAALAERRLLKVIAGLTNFDSAAVERISRAAGQGGADLVDVACDPALVKLAARASGLPICVSAVDPELFPAAVAAGAAMVEIGNYDAFYPQGRIFDAAEVLELTRRSRALLAGVVLSVTVPHVLPLDQQEQLAVELVAAGADIIQTEGGTSARPFSAGSLGLIEKAAPTLAAAHAISRALAASPSQTSPSQTPVLCASGLSAVTVPLAIAAGASGVGVGSAVNRLSDPLAMVAAVRGLRDALGRALAPCLT